Proteins found in one Triticum urartu cultivar G1812 chromosome 4, Tu2.1, whole genome shotgun sequence genomic segment:
- the LOC125554562 gene encoding uncharacterized protein LOC125554562, producing MLEKSVSMAKSIANDIIIPDPTPQWVCDIFFDKYAKLEPIFLKDSVQCFLGLFKSCGGRGMSWNLTITAQTLTFMISFNALQCAQLVLEGEALELRGMHANPNCINKYGYFPLHEAAERFSVDMIKLLLRHGASANVRTVGKDIIEDLLPLHVAVENTCLHKYLEDNVSPSLNHLDYIYNLIRLLCLPEMKILDTTRLLAEKTNNLLGELWKYIEDGKLTRSAILLLAAQDQICGGCSSSSKKDGFDIIKSSILRLSFTLIWGKCSNEMPQKLLDEMKALYCAGLLVDVISRVGEPLSAYIQAHSEVPHEKVLEHVSSILKEYGFCPTGDSMDTLNLQPYDCKKSDGESCGSTDANRAATKTANLHAAKKKAARKEVGGGWDPTYARRRFFPYWRSVLQARFPFKVYPTYARTDARSVLDIEHLHASVRNSMANGSTPTPIIVGPVGRISPLTRNNQPRRRIITTATGALKLLKALK from the exons ATGCTAGAAAAGTCTGTTTCGATGGCCAAGTCCATAGCAAATGACATAATCATCCCAGACCCTACTCCCCAG TGGGTGTGTGATATCTTCTTCGACAAATACGCCAAATTGGAGCCCATCTTTTTGAAGGATAGTGTCCAGTGCTTCCTTGGATTATTCAAGAGCTGTGGGGGCAGGGGCATGTCATGGAATCTTACCATCACTGCACAAACCTTAACCTTCATGATCAGTTTCAATGCCCTGCAATGTGCACAACTTGTATTGGAGGGCGAGGCACTTGAGCTCCGTGGGATGCACGCCAATCCCAACTGCATAAACAAATATGGATACTTCCCGCTCCACGAAGCTGCTGAAAGGTTCTCTGTTGACATGATCAAGCTACTTTTACGCCATGGTGCATCAGCCAATGTACGCACAGTTGGCAAGGATATCATTGAGGATCTACTCCCGCTCCATGTCGCAGTTGAGAATACTTGCCTGCATAAGTATTTGGAGGACAATGTTTCTCCCAGCCTGAATCATCTGGATTATATCTACAATCTTATCCGTCTGCTGTGTCTACCTGAAATG AAGATCTTGGATACAACTAGACTGCTTGCAGAAAAAACAAATAATCTACTTGGAGAGCTCTGGAAATACATTGAGGATGGAAAACTTACCCGGTCTGCAATTCTACTGCTGGCCGCTCAAGATCAGATCTGTGGAGGCTGTTCATCCAGTAGTAAGAAAGATGGGTTTGACATCATCAAGAGCAGTATACTGAGGCTTTCATTTACCTTGATATGGGGGAAATGTTCAAATGAAATGCCACAGAAGCTTCTGGACGAAATGAAGGCACTTTATTGCGCAGGTCTGCTTGTTGATGTAATTTCCCGTGTCGGTGAACCTCTTTCTGCATACATTCAAGCACATTCAGAG GTGCCCCATGAGAAGGTCTTGGAACATGTTTCATCTATCCTCAAGGAGTATGGGTTTTGCCCTACTGGAGATTCCATGGACACTTTAAACCT CCAGCCTTATGACTGCAAAAAGTCGGACGGAGAGTCATGCG GGTCTACAGATGCAAACAGGGCAGCTACGAAAACGGCAAATCTGCATGCTGCAAAGAAAAAG GCTGCGAGAAAGGAAGTAGGTGGTGGATGGGATCCCACATATGCAAGGAGAAGGTTTTTCCCATATTGGAGATCAGTATTACAAGCCCGGTTTCCTTTTAAGGTGTATCCAACCTATGCAAGAACAGATGCTAGGTCTGTGCTTGATATTGAACACCTCCACGCCTCTGTGAGAAACTCAATGGCCAATGGATCTACTCCAACTCCTATTATAGTTGGTCCAGTGGGAAGAATCTCACCACTTACAAGAAATAATCAACCCAGAAGACGCATTATCACTACTGCTACTGGTGCATTGAAGCTCTTGAAGGCGCTAAAGTAG